In the Sandaracinus amylolyticus genome, CTGCCTGGCGCGACTGCTCGGGATCCCCGCGCGTTACCGCGTCGGCTACATCTTCACCGGCGGCGCGGGCCGCTACGAGAACACCCAGCAGTCGGACGCGAGCCACGCGTGGGCCGAGCTCTACCTGCCCTGGGCGGGCTGGACCGGCTTCGACCCGACGAACGGCGTGCTCGCGGGGCGCGACCACGTGCGCGTGGCCTGCGGGCGCAACTACCGCGACGCGACCCCGACCAGCGGCACGCTCTACAAGGGCGGCGGCGGCGAGACGCTCGAGGTCGCGGTGAAGGTCGAAGAGGTCGAGCCGTAGGCGCTCGACCTCTTCGACGCGACCTTCACGGGCCGATCGCGTCGGCGAGCATCCGGCGCGACTGGCGCTCCGGCGTCACCTCGATCAGCGGGCGGAACTGAATCGTCTCGGGGTCGTACGCGAAGATCTCGCCGCTGCCGATCTTGTAGACCCACGCGTGCAGCCGGAGCTTGCCCGCCGCGAGCTTCGCCGCGACCGACGGATGCGTGCGCAGGTTGACCATCTGCTGCAGCACGTTCTCCTGGATCGCGACGTTCAGCTTCTCGTCGGCCGGACGATCGGCGTAGACGCTCTGCATCACCCGCCGCGTGGGCTCCGCGTGGCCGAGCCACGCGGTCACCGCGGGCAGCCCCTTCGGGGGCTCGGGCTCGAGCAGCGCCTTCATCGCGCCGCATCCCGAGTGACCGCAGACCACGATGTCGGCGACGCCGAGCACGTCGATCGCGTACTCGATGGTGCCCGCCTCCGAGCATCCCTGGGGCGAGTAGGGCGGGACGATGTTGCCCGCGTTGCGGACGACGAAGAGATCCCCGGGCTCGGTCTGCGTGAGCAGGTTCGGCTGGATGCGGGAGTCCGAGCACGTGATGAAGAGGGCCTGGGGCGACTGGCCGGATGCCAGCTGGCGGAAGAGCTCCCGATGCTCTTCGAACACGTGGTCTCGGAACCGCTGGAACCCCGTCACGAGCTTCTTCATCGTCACCTCTCGTGGCGGCGATGTGGGGTGGCGACCGACAATGACGCCAAATCCCGACGCGCCTCGGCATCGTGAATACCACAGGTCGCGCCAGGTCGACACCCCGCTCGGGGAAAATTTCCTCAACAGGTGTCACATGCACCGACACCGGTGCACCCGGTCGCGTTGCTGCACCCCGGAGGGCACTGCACCGGGCTCCGACTCGGACAATCCGCGCCCGCGCTGCATGCCACGTCGCATGCGCACGAGGTGTCGCACGACACGCCGCCCGAGCAGGACCCGTCGCCCGAGCACGCGACCGAGCACGCGTTGGCGCCGCACTCCACGCCGAACCCGCAGCTCCCGGGCCCGGGGCAGCCCACCGCGCAGCCCGTCGAGCTGCCGCACGAGATCGGCCCGCACGAGGTGTCGCCGATGCACTCGATCGAGCACGGCGCCGCGCCGCAGACCGCGCCGAAGAAGCAGCTGCGATCCCCCTCGCAGCGCACCTCGCAGCTCGAGGACCCGGCGCAGTCGATCGCGGTCATGCAGCCCTGGCGCGCGACGCAGCGCACCTGGCAGGGCATGCCGGTCGGACAGACGATCACGGGGAGCTCGT is a window encoding:
- a CDS encoding carbonic anhydrase, whose product is MKKLVTGFQRFRDHVFEEHRELFRQLASGQSPQALFITCSDSRIQPNLLTQTEPGDLFVVRNAGNIVPPYSPQGCSEAGTIEYAIDVLGVADIVVCGHSGCGAMKALLEPEPPKGLPAVTAWLGHAEPTRRVMQSVYADRPADEKLNVAIQENVLQQMVNLRTHPSVAAKLAAGKLRLHAWVYKIGSGEIFAYDPETIQFRPLIEVTPERQSRRMLADAIGP